The Xanthomonas indica genome has a segment encoding these proteins:
- a CDS encoding aldo/keto reductase: MHYRRLGTTGLQLSALSFGAWINFGGQTGRDEARNLIAAAWDHGINFFDNAEVYAHGRAEQVMGDVIADLRLPRDGFCVSSKVYFGAVESPRPTQRGLSRKHVTDACHAALKRLRVDYLDLYYCHRPDPDTPVEETVRAMDALIRQGKVLYWGTSEWPAERIREAAQVARALGLHGPSMEQPQYNLLHRQRVEQEYAPLYAELGLGTTIWSPLASGLLTGKYNDGIDPASRLGQERNAWLQQEVIGPPAQRRVERARAFTALAAAEGVAPAALAIAWCLRNPHVSTVILGASRVAQLLENLVALELAERDDPAWWGRVESALA, encoded by the coding sequence ATGCATTACCGTCGCCTCGGGACCACCGGGCTGCAGCTGTCGGCGCTGTCGTTCGGCGCCTGGATCAACTTCGGCGGGCAAACCGGCCGCGACGAAGCGCGCAACCTGATCGCCGCCGCCTGGGACCACGGCATCAATTTCTTCGACAACGCCGAGGTCTATGCGCACGGCCGCGCCGAGCAGGTGATGGGCGACGTGATCGCCGACCTGCGGCTGCCGCGCGACGGCTTCTGCGTGTCCAGCAAGGTCTACTTCGGCGCCGTCGAGTCGCCGCGCCCGACCCAGCGCGGGCTCTCGCGCAAGCACGTCACCGACGCCTGCCATGCCGCACTCAAGCGCTTGCGGGTGGACTACCTGGATCTGTACTACTGCCACCGCCCCGACCCGGACACGCCGGTGGAGGAAACCGTACGCGCGATGGATGCGCTTATCCGCCAGGGCAAGGTGCTGTACTGGGGCACCTCCGAGTGGCCGGCCGAGCGCATCCGCGAGGCAGCGCAGGTGGCGCGTGCGCTGGGCCTGCACGGGCCGTCGATGGAACAGCCGCAGTACAACCTGCTGCATCGCCAGCGCGTGGAGCAGGAGTACGCGCCGCTGTACGCCGAACTCGGCCTGGGCACCACCATCTGGTCGCCGCTGGCCTCGGGCCTGCTCACCGGCAAGTACAACGACGGCATCGATCCGGCCTCGCGGCTGGGCCAGGAGCGCAACGCCTGGCTGCAGCAGGAGGTGATCGGGCCGCCGGCGCAGCGCCGGGTCGAGCGTGCGCGCGCCTTCACCGCGCTGGCCGCGGCCGAGGGCGTGGCGCCGGCGGCGCTGGCGATCGCCTGGTGCCTGCGCAACCCGCATGTGTCCACGGTGATCCTGGGCGCCAGCCGGGTCGCGCAGTTGCTGGAGAACCTGGTCGCACTGGAACTGGCCGAGCGCGACGACCCGGCGTGGTGGGGCAGGGTCGAGTCCGCGTTGGCGTAA
- a CDS encoding hemin uptake protein HemP, translated as MTAQPVLLRHPETLSLRERTVPRAVPAEETISSQALLKGRREVLIQHGDRVYRLRHTSNDKLILTK; from the coding sequence ATGACCGCTCAACCCGTGCTGTTGCGTCACCCCGAAACCCTGAGCCTGCGCGAGCGCACCGTGCCGCGCGCTGTGCCGGCCGAAGAAACCATCAGCAGCCAGGCGCTGCTCAAGGGTCGCCGCGAAGTGCTGATCCAGCACGGCGACCGTGTCTATCGCCTGCGCCACACCAGCAACGACAAGCTGATCCTGACCAAGTAA
- a CDS encoding TonB-dependent hemoglobin/transferrin/lactoferrin family receptor → MFRTAPLTGALWLALASCAHAAPASASVSSSNADADASAAAAVRDFDRLQVTATRTQRAIVDVPGSVDVIDREQMDRTLVHDLKDLLRYTPGVSATGNSGRFSGISGIRIRGLDGNRVLIQTDGIPVSDSFSFGSYLNANRNFVDMDTLKRVEIVRGPASALYGSDALGGVVAYVTKDPADYLAPGKDSYVGLKFGYESEWKGLFAGALVAFGGDRWSGMAALSHRQGQESETQGDNRSIGAARTAPNPLSSDGRSLLSKLVYTPSANQRFKLTVEGNEDYSRIDALSNVTASILSQRGRDHQTRARVSLGHEVDQLDTLLADDLQWQLYRQDSQSLQRTDERRSNATLRHMQHDFDQRLYGLQANLHKRVDQGRVVHDISYGIDLSHTDTHEKRDGHTLNLRTGAISKTVGMETFPVRDFPITETLKAGAYLQDEIALADGRFSLTPALRADYYRLSPQVDAIFATDNPGVAAKKISDRNVSPKLGAIWRLDDAWSLYANYAHGFRAPPYNDVNIGFTNLLIGYTAIANPDLKPETSRGAELGVRYAGSAIYAGLSAYRNAYRDFIESYRFVGFNADGLMLYQSRNVDRVTIRGVEAKAGIDFGALDARWAGWSLQASAAYARGDNRTDGTPLNSVDPLRGVLGLGYDRGTWGTQLVATAVAKKRRPELPTYYTPAGYATLDLLAHWHFTEGARLDVGVFNLADRRYIDWNMLPGATLASSAVLDRYTGAGRNVSVSLALDW, encoded by the coding sequence ATGTTCCGTACCGCTCCGCTGACCGGCGCGCTGTGGCTGGCCCTGGCCTCCTGCGCGCATGCCGCTCCGGCATCCGCCTCTGTCTCTTCTTCCAACGCTGACGCCGACGCCAGTGCGGCGGCCGCCGTCCGCGATTTCGATCGCCTGCAGGTCACCGCCACCCGCACCCAGCGCGCCATCGTGGATGTGCCGGGCAGCGTCGATGTGATCGACCGCGAACAGATGGATCGCACCCTGGTCCACGACCTGAAGGACCTGCTGCGCTACACGCCGGGCGTGTCCGCCACCGGCAACAGCGGCCGCTTCAGCGGCATCTCCGGCATCCGCATCCGTGGCCTGGACGGCAACCGCGTGCTGATCCAGACCGATGGCATCCCGGTCTCGGACAGCTTCAGCTTCGGCAGCTACCTCAACGCCAACCGCAACTTCGTCGACATGGACACGCTCAAACGCGTGGAGATCGTGCGCGGCCCGGCCAGCGCGCTGTATGGCTCCGATGCGCTCGGTGGCGTGGTGGCCTACGTCACCAAGGATCCGGCCGACTACCTGGCGCCGGGCAAGGACAGTTACGTCGGCCTGAAGTTCGGCTACGAGAGCGAGTGGAAGGGCCTGTTCGCCGGCGCGCTGGTCGCCTTCGGCGGGGACCGCTGGAGCGGCATGGCCGCGCTCAGCCATCGCCAGGGCCAGGAGAGCGAGACCCAGGGCGACAACCGCAGCATCGGCGCCGCCCGCACCGCGCCCAATCCGCTCAGCAGCGACGGCCGCAGCCTGCTCAGCAAGCTGGTCTACACGCCCAGCGCCAACCAGCGCTTCAAGCTGACCGTCGAAGGCAACGAGGACTATTCCCGCATCGATGCGCTGAGCAACGTCACCGCCAGCATCCTGTCGCAGCGTGGCCGCGACCATCAGACCCGCGCCCGCGTGTCGCTGGGGCACGAGGTGGACCAGCTCGACACGCTGCTTGCCGACGACCTGCAGTGGCAGCTGTACCGCCAGGACAGCCAGAGCCTGCAGCGCACCGACGAGCGCCGCAGCAACGCGACGCTGCGGCACATGCAGCACGACTTCGACCAGCGCCTGTACGGGCTGCAGGCCAACCTGCACAAGCGGGTGGACCAGGGCCGCGTCGTGCACGACATCAGCTACGGCATCGACCTGTCGCACACCGATACCCACGAGAAGCGCGACGGCCACACGCTGAACCTGCGCACCGGGGCGATCAGCAAGACCGTGGGCATGGAGACCTTTCCGGTCCGGGATTTCCCGATCACCGAGACGCTCAAGGCCGGTGCCTACCTGCAGGACGAGATCGCCCTGGCCGACGGCCGCTTCAGCCTGACGCCGGCGCTACGTGCCGACTACTACCGGCTGTCGCCGCAGGTCGATGCGATCTTCGCCACCGACAATCCCGGCGTGGCGGCGAAGAAGATCAGCGACCGCAACGTCTCGCCCAAGCTCGGCGCGATCTGGCGCCTGGACGACGCCTGGTCGCTGTACGCCAACTACGCGCATGGCTTCCGCGCGCCACCGTACAACGACGTCAATATCGGCTTCACCAATCTGCTGATCGGCTACACCGCGATCGCCAATCCCGACCTGAAGCCGGAGACCAGCCGCGGCGCCGAACTGGGCGTGCGCTACGCCGGTTCGGCCATCTACGCCGGCCTGAGCGCCTACCGCAACGCCTACCGCGACTTCATCGAGTCCTATCGCTTCGTCGGCTTCAACGCCGACGGCCTGATGCTGTATCAGTCGCGCAACGTCGACCGGGTGACCATCCGTGGCGTCGAGGCCAAGGCCGGCATCGACTTCGGCGCACTCGATGCGCGCTGGGCCGGCTGGTCGCTGCAGGCCAGCGCCGCCTATGCGCGCGGCGACAACCGCACCGACGGCACGCCGCTCAATTCGGTGGATCCGCTGCGCGGCGTGCTCGGGCTGGGCTACGACCGCGGCACCTGGGGCACGCAACTGGTCGCCACCGCGGTGGCGAAGAAGCGCCGGCCGGAACTGCCCACCTACTACACGCCGGCCGGCTACGCGACGCTGGACCTGCTCGCGCACTGGCACTTCACCGAAGGCGCGCGGCTCGACGTGGGCGTGTTCAACCTGGCCGACCGCCGCTACATCGACTGGAACATGCTGCCCGGCGCGACCCTGGCCAGCAGCGCCGTGCTCGACCGCTATACCGGCGCCGGGCGCAACGTCTCGGTCAGCCTGGCGCTGGATTGGTAG
- a CDS encoding Hemin transport protein, whose product MRTASPARTEQERMAAFAPLPRPAQLAALGTVLCLYRARTGAELIGWRHARGVAAHLDVDSDGVLESLRFYDCQQQCCWRLYLLPDSDFVAWDMLLSALPAAQDAADGSVAERLWRRVAGRLRGDGWHARALRLHAADGVLAASVAGVSPLGASIARRIARLEAAEGDVLVDDCCCARAGRPAPRPDPERPWPLLRL is encoded by the coding sequence ATGCGCACGGCGTCGCCAGCGCGGACGGAGCAGGAGCGGATGGCCGCGTTTGCGCCGCTGCCGCGCCCGGCGCAACTGGCCGCGCTGGGCACCGTGCTGTGCCTGTACCGCGCCCGCACCGGCGCCGAACTGATCGGCTGGCGCCACGCCCGCGGCGTGGCCGCGCACCTGGACGTGGACAGCGACGGCGTGCTGGAGAGCCTGCGCTTCTACGATTGCCAGCAACAGTGCTGCTGGCGCCTGTACCTGCTGCCCGACAGCGATTTCGTCGCCTGGGACATGCTGCTGTCGGCGTTGCCCGCGGCGCAGGATGCCGCCGACGGCAGCGTCGCCGAGCGCCTGTGGCGGCGCGTCGCCGGCCGCCTGCGCGGCGATGGCTGGCACGCGCGAGCGCTGCGCCTGCACGCGGCCGATGGCGTGCTGGCGGCCAGCGTCGCCGGCGTGTCGCCGCTCGGCGCCAGCATCGCCCGCCGCATCGCGCGCCTGGAAGCGGCCGAGGGCGATGTGCTGGTCGACGACTGCTGTTGCGCCCGTGCCGGACGCCCTGCGCCGCGCCCCGATCCCGAGCGGCCATGGCCGCTGCTGCGGTTGTGA
- a CDS encoding DUF6607 family protein has protein sequence MMKAPPLFCALLLAGSLPVHAENADPARDRASILAMQGEYTVAFAFDETVLLQPGYTRAAPLRSGGDEVVIVVEDSPRKVVLQHLLVEPKSGHVTKHWRQDWVYEAPQRFEFSADQTWQVRPLDAAATRGAWTQCVYEVSDAPRYCGTGRWDYADGHPTWTSDLSWRPLPRREYTKRSDYNALAVINRHTLTPAGWTHEQFNTKVLRKPDGSQQAIAREFGFNDYVKTTTVDFTPARTYWNATQGYWARVRARWDGLLGKPPGVHLKTKVDGMAIIVPLFGQAEAVQQGKPVSDAQLDAVFAQWTAPAPAAR, from the coding sequence ATGATGAAAGCTCCGCCTCTGTTCTGCGCCCTGCTGCTTGCCGGCAGCCTTCCCGTCCATGCCGAGAACGCCGACCCGGCGCGCGACCGTGCCAGCATCCTGGCGATGCAGGGCGAGTACACGGTGGCGTTCGCCTTCGACGAGACGGTGCTGCTGCAACCCGGCTACACGCGCGCCGCACCGTTGCGCAGCGGCGGCGACGAAGTGGTGATCGTGGTCGAGGACAGCCCGCGCAAGGTGGTGCTGCAGCATCTGCTGGTAGAGCCCAAGAGTGGCCACGTGACCAAGCACTGGCGCCAGGACTGGGTCTACGAGGCGCCGCAGCGCTTCGAGTTCAGCGCCGACCAGACCTGGCAGGTGCGCCCGCTCGATGCCGCCGCCACCCGCGGTGCCTGGACCCAGTGCGTGTACGAAGTCAGCGATGCGCCGCGCTACTGCGGCACCGGCCGCTGGGACTACGCCGATGGCCATCCGACCTGGACCAGCGACCTGAGCTGGCGCCCGCTGCCGCGTCGCGAGTACACCAAGCGCAGCGACTACAACGCGCTGGCAGTGATCAACCGGCACACGCTGACCCCGGCCGGCTGGACCCACGAGCAGTTCAACACCAAGGTGCTGCGCAAGCCCGATGGCAGCCAGCAGGCCATCGCGCGCGAGTTCGGCTTCAACGACTACGTCAAGACCACGACCGTCGACTTCACTCCGGCGCGCACCTACTGGAACGCGACCCAGGGCTACTGGGCCAGGGTGCGTGCGCGCTGGGACGGCCTGCTCGGCAAGCCGCCGGGCGTGCACCTGAAGACCAAGGTCGATGGCATGGCGATCATCGTGCCACTGTTCGGCCAGGCCGAGGCGGTGCAACAGGGCAAGCCGGTCAGCGATGCGCAGCTCGATGCGGTGTTCGCGCAATGGACGGCGCCGGCGCCAGCCGCGCGCTGA
- a CDS encoding ABC transporter permease produces the protein MSAAAPLRPPIRAEYENPVVPYTATVPTAVTRRRQVPDWLRQALVLVVLAALWEAAARWLGDDLLLPSFLQTARAFADGIWTGELLGRVGASLRMLAQGYALGVALAFGLTALAVSTRIGRDLLGTLTAMFNPLPAIALLPLALLWFGLGNGSLVFVLVHAVLWPLALNTYAGFQGVPETLRMAARNYGLHGLRYVVAILVPAALPAILSGLKIAWAFAWRTLIAAELVFGATSGQGGLGWYIFQNRNELYTDRVFAGLAMVILLGLLVEGAGFRVLERLTVRRWGMQR, from the coding sequence ATGAGCGCCGCCGCGCCGCTGCGGCCGCCGATCCGCGCCGAGTACGAAAACCCGGTCGTGCCCTACACCGCCACCGTGCCGACGGCCGTGACCCGACGGCGGCAGGTCCCGGACTGGCTGCGCCAGGCGCTGGTGTTGGTCGTGCTCGCGGCACTGTGGGAAGCGGCGGCGCGCTGGCTCGGCGACGACCTGCTGCTGCCGAGCTTCCTGCAGACCGCGCGTGCCTTCGCCGACGGGATATGGACGGGCGAACTGCTGGGGCGGGTCGGCGCGTCGCTGCGCATGCTCGCGCAAGGCTATGCGCTCGGCGTGGCCTTGGCCTTCGGCCTGACCGCGCTGGCGGTCTCGACCCGGATCGGCCGCGACCTGCTGGGCACGCTGACGGCGATGTTCAATCCGTTGCCGGCGATCGCCCTGCTGCCGCTGGCCCTGCTGTGGTTCGGCCTGGGCAACGGCAGCCTGGTGTTCGTGCTGGTGCACGCGGTGCTGTGGCCGCTGGCGCTGAACACCTACGCCGGTTTCCAGGGCGTGCCGGAGACGCTGCGCATGGCCGCGCGCAACTACGGCCTGCACGGCCTGCGCTACGTGGTCGCGATCCTGGTGCCGGCCGCGCTGCCGGCGATCCTGTCGGGCCTGAAGATCGCCTGGGCCTTCGCCTGGCGCACGCTGATCGCCGCCGAACTGGTGTTCGGTGCCACCTCCGGCCAGGGTGGCCTAGGTTGGTACATCTTCCAGAATCGCAACGAGCTCTACACGGACCGTGTCTTCGCCGGACTGGCGATGGTGATCCTGCTCGGCCTGCTGGTGGAAGGCGCCGGCTTCCGCGTGCTGGAACGGCTCACCGTGCGCCGCTGGGGCATGCAGCGCTGA
- a CDS encoding ABC transporter ATP-binding protein, translated as MNPFALTPAPLLQLERVSLDYASGSRVVRATHQVSFDVYAADRMVLLGPSGCGKSTLLKAIAGFVAPSEGQIRLDGQVLRTPGPDRVVVFQEFDQLAPWKTVRQNVAFGLRAARKLGQREAAERADHFLHKVGLSAFADAYPHTLSGGMKQRVAIARALAMQPRVLLMDEPFAALDALTRQRMQEEVLELWDEARFTLLFVTHSIEEALLVGSRIVLLSAHPGQVRAELNSHGFGPGSVGSAAFQHAAQRIHRLLFDPPGAADVGDDTEGTATAASNVAPLRRRAGVREATP; from the coding sequence ATGAACCCTTTCGCCTTGACGCCGGCGCCGTTGCTGCAGCTCGAGCGGGTCAGCCTGGACTACGCCAGCGGGTCGCGCGTGGTCCGCGCCACGCACCAGGTCAGCTTCGACGTGTATGCCGCCGATCGCATGGTGCTGCTTGGCCCGTCGGGCTGCGGCAAGTCGACCCTGCTCAAGGCCATCGCCGGCTTCGTCGCGCCCAGCGAGGGCCAGATCCGCCTGGATGGGCAGGTGCTGCGCACACCGGGGCCGGACCGGGTGGTGGTGTTCCAGGAATTCGACCAGCTCGCGCCGTGGAAGACGGTACGCCAGAACGTCGCCTTCGGCCTGCGTGCGGCGCGCAAGCTGGGGCAGCGCGAAGCGGCCGAGCGCGCCGATCATTTCCTGCACAAGGTCGGGCTGTCGGCGTTCGCCGACGCCTATCCGCACACCTTGTCCGGCGGCATGAAGCAGCGCGTGGCGATCGCGCGGGCGCTGGCGATGCAGCCGCGCGTGCTGCTGATGGACGAGCCGTTCGCCGCGCTCGACGCACTGACCCGCCAGCGCATGCAGGAGGAGGTGCTGGAACTGTGGGACGAGGCGCGCTTCACCCTGTTGTTCGTGACCCACTCGATCGAGGAGGCTTTGCTGGTCGGTAGCCGCATCGTGCTGTTGTCGGCGCACCCGGGCCAGGTGCGCGCCGAACTCAACAGCCACGGCTTCGGGCCCGGCAGCGTCGGCAGCGCGGCGTTCCAGCACGCCGCACAGCGCATCCATCGGCTGCTGTTCGATCCGCCGGGCGCCGCCGACGTCGGCGACGACACCGAGGGGACGGCGACGGCCGCCAGCAACGTCGCACCGTTGCGCCGCCGCGCCGGTGTGCGCGAGGCCACGCCATGA
- a CDS encoding ABC transporter substrate-binding protein produces MTAFDSPAFPATASPAAAARRLRWFATVLLAVALLHVQPAHAEGRLRIAKQYGIVYLLLDVAQEQKLIEKHGKAAGIDIAVETVQLSGGAAANDALLSGSIDVAGAGVGPLFTLWDRTRGRQNVRGVASLGNFPYYLISNDPRIKTLDDFGPRDRIAVPAVGVSVQSRLLQHASAQRWGERAYNRLDAQQVALPHPDAAAAIIRGGTEITAHFASPPFQEQELARNPKAHIVLDSYAIEGGPTSATVLYATEKFRRDNPKTYQAFVAALAEAAVFVQRQPEQAADLFVRRNGGKIDRALVLRILKDPKVQFKTAPQNTLKLGQFLSRIGAIKQAPTSVKDYFFDSAQVAGGS; encoded by the coding sequence ATGACCGCTTTCGATTCGCCCGCATTCCCGGCCACCGCGTCGCCCGCTGCCGCAGCACGGCGGCTACGCTGGTTCGCCACCGTGCTGCTCGCCGTCGCGCTGCTGCACGTCCAGCCCGCGCACGCCGAAGGCCGGCTGCGTATCGCCAAGCAGTACGGCATCGTCTACCTGCTGCTGGACGTGGCGCAGGAGCAGAAGCTGATCGAGAAGCACGGCAAGGCCGCCGGCATCGACATCGCGGTGGAGACCGTGCAGCTGTCCGGCGGCGCGGCCGCCAACGATGCGCTGCTGTCCGGGTCGATCGACGTGGCCGGCGCCGGCGTGGGCCCGCTGTTCACCCTGTGGGATCGCACGCGCGGCCGCCAGAACGTGCGTGGCGTGGCCTCGCTGGGCAACTTCCCGTACTACCTGATCAGCAACGATCCGCGGATCAAGACCCTGGACGATTTCGGCCCGCGCGATCGGATCGCGGTGCCGGCGGTCGGCGTGTCGGTGCAGTCGCGCTTGCTGCAGCATGCCTCGGCGCAACGCTGGGGCGAGCGCGCCTACAACCGGCTGGACGCGCAGCAGGTGGCCTTGCCGCATCCCGACGCGGCCGCGGCGATCATCCGTGGCGGCACCGAGATCACCGCGCACTTCGCCAGCCCGCCGTTCCAGGAACAGGAACTGGCGCGCAATCCGAAGGCGCACATCGTGCTCGACTCGTACGCGATCGAAGGCGGCCCGACCTCGGCCACGGTGCTGTACGCCACCGAGAAGTTCCGCCGCGACAATCCCAAGACCTACCAGGCCTTCGTCGCGGCGCTGGCCGAGGCGGCGGTCTTCGTGCAACGCCAGCCGGAACAGGCGGCGGACCTATTCGTGCGCCGCAATGGCGGCAAGATCGATCGCGCGCTGGTGCTGCGCATCCTCAAGGACCCCAAGGTGCAGTTCAAGACTGCGCCACAGAACACGCTCAAGCTTGGCCAGTTCCTGTCCCGGATCGGCGCGATCAAGCAGGCGCCGACCTCGGTCAAGGACTATTTCTTCGACAGCGCGCAAGTCGCCGGAGGCAGCTGA
- a CDS encoding TauD/TfdA family dioxygenase, which yields MARASIATRPAAAAPTVRIEPFAAPLGAQVLGLDLTQPLDATTFALLHRAHLHYHVLVFRDQRITPAQQVAFSRRFGPLQIHVLRQFQLRDHPEVLVVSNIKEHGQPIGLGDAGHYWHSDLSYKPTPSLGSMLLAQELPAEGGDTLFANQHLAWDTLPLELQRAVDGRLAEHSYLAKYEDLRKRNPWRPPLTQAQIDEVPPVRHPIVRTHPETGRRALFVSEHFTTRIVGLPQDESDALLQALFAHSSDDALVYRHRWQPHDMVFWDNRSVTHLAGGTPDHLRRRLHRTTIEGDVPF from the coding sequence ATGGCACGCGCATCCATCGCAACACGGCCGGCCGCCGCCGCGCCGACGGTCCGCATCGAACCGTTCGCCGCGCCGCTGGGCGCGCAGGTGCTGGGGCTGGACCTGACCCAGCCGCTGGACGCCACCACGTTCGCGCTGTTGCATCGCGCGCACCTGCACTACCACGTGCTGGTGTTCCGCGACCAGCGCATCACCCCGGCGCAACAGGTCGCCTTCAGTCGCCGCTTCGGCCCGCTGCAGATCCATGTGCTGCGCCAGTTCCAGCTGCGCGATCATCCGGAAGTGCTGGTGGTGTCGAACATCAAGGAGCATGGCCAGCCGATCGGGCTGGGCGATGCCGGCCACTACTGGCATTCGGACCTGTCGTACAAGCCGACCCCGAGCCTGGGATCGATGCTGCTGGCGCAGGAGTTGCCGGCCGAAGGCGGCGATACCTTGTTCGCCAACCAGCACCTGGCCTGGGATACGCTGCCGCTTGAGTTGCAGCGCGCGGTCGACGGACGCCTGGCCGAGCACAGCTACCTGGCCAAGTACGAGGACCTGCGCAAGCGCAATCCGTGGCGCCCGCCGCTGACCCAGGCGCAGATCGACGAGGTGCCACCGGTGCGCCATCCGATCGTGCGCACCCATCCGGAGACCGGGCGCCGCGCGCTGTTTGTCAGCGAGCACTTCACCACCCGCATCGTCGGCCTGCCGCAGGACGAAAGCGATGCGCTGCTGCAGGCGCTGTTCGCGCACAGCAGCGACGATGCGCTGGTCTATCGGCACCGATGGCAGCCGCACGACATGGTGTTCTGGGACAACCGCTCGGTCACCCACTTGGCCGGCGGCACGCCGGACCACCTGCGCCGGCGCCTGCACCGCACCACCATCGAGGGCGACGTGCCGTTCTGA
- a CDS encoding trypsin-like serine protease, with protein sequence MKWIVACCLLAIATKAGAVVVRADVEEARYRIPAAAFPALADLPGEGHGVLIAPRWVVTAAHAAPMQMPGMDQDVSIGGVAHRIKRVVVHSGYRKLPDALVQEALASRDFAKFYAFLAASDDIALIELATPVTDVAPAALYLGDDEVGMTAELIGKGATGNGSVGQDPHGAHRGVLRHAFNTIVGADPRYLWYRFDPPPSALPLEGIAGSGDSGGPLLIGAGDARQLVGLTSWGQYPPAHPFWSTWTAQRPFVQGLYGQLTHAVRVSHYLPWIQQVMSTATDDASPTATPQAPVASGQMQVPAP encoded by the coding sequence ATGAAATGGATTGTCGCCTGTTGCCTGCTTGCCATCGCCACCAAGGCCGGCGCCGTGGTGGTCAGGGCGGACGTGGAGGAAGCGCGCTATCGGATCCCGGCGGCGGCATTCCCGGCACTGGCCGACCTGCCCGGCGAGGGGCACGGTGTGCTGATAGCCCCGCGATGGGTGGTCACCGCCGCGCACGCAGCGCCGATGCAGATGCCGGGCATGGACCAGGACGTGTCCATCGGCGGCGTGGCGCACAGGATCAAGCGGGTCGTCGTCCATTCCGGCTATCGCAAGCTGCCCGACGCGCTGGTGCAGGAGGCGCTGGCCTCGCGCGACTTCGCCAAGTTCTACGCGTTTCTGGCCGCCTCCGACGATATCGCGCTGATCGAGCTGGCCACGCCGGTAACGGACGTGGCGCCGGCCGCGCTGTACCTCGGCGACGACGAGGTGGGGATGACCGCCGAACTGATCGGCAAGGGCGCCACCGGCAACGGCAGCGTCGGCCAGGATCCCCACGGTGCCCATCGCGGCGTGCTGCGCCACGCGTTCAACACGATCGTCGGCGCTGATCCGCGCTACCTCTGGTATCGCTTCGATCCGCCGCCGTCTGCCCTGCCGCTGGAAGGCATCGCCGGCAGCGGCGACAGCGGCGGCCCATTGTTGATCGGCGCAGGCGATGCGCGCCAGCTCGTCGGCCTGACCTCCTGGGGTCAATATCCGCCGGCCCATCCGTTCTGGAGCACCTGGACAGCACAGCGCCCGTTCGTGCAAGGCCTGTATGGCCAGCTCACGCATGCGGTCCGCGTGTCCCACTATTTGCCGTGGATCCAACAGGTGATGTCCACTGCCACGGACGACGCGTCGCCGACCGCGACGCCACAAGCGCCGGTGGCGTCCGGGCAAATGCAGGTTCCAGCTCCCTGA